A window from Streptomyces sp. NBC_00335 encodes these proteins:
- a CDS encoding dihydroorotase, with product MSKILIRGAKVLGGDVQDVLIDGETIAAVGTDLDAGDATVIEASGQVLLPGLVDLHTHLREPGREDSETVLTGTRAAASGGYTAVFAMANTFPVADTAGVVEQVWRLGKESGYCDVQPIGAVTVGLEGKQLSELGAMHESAARVTVFSDDGKCVDDAVIMRRALEYVKAFGGVVAQHAQEPRLTEGAQMNEGIVSAELGLGGWPAVAEESVIARDVLLAEHVGSRVHICHLSTAGSVEIIRWAKSRGIDVTAEVTPHHLLLTDELVRSYNPVYKVNPPLRTEADVLALREALADGTIDIVATDHAPHPHEDKDCEWAAAAMGMVGLETALSVVQQTMVETGLLDWAGVAERMSFAPARIGSLPNHGRPVSAGEPANLTLVDTSYRGVVDPAHFASRSRNTPYEGRELPGRVTHTFLRGRATVVDGTLA from the coding sequence ATGAGCAAGATCCTTATCCGTGGCGCGAAGGTACTCGGTGGCGACGTCCAGGACGTCCTGATCGACGGCGAGACGATCGCCGCCGTGGGCACCGATCTCGACGCCGGCGACGCGACCGTCATCGAGGCCTCGGGCCAGGTCCTCCTCCCCGGCCTCGTCGACCTCCACACCCACCTGCGCGAGCCCGGCCGCGAGGACTCCGAGACCGTCCTCACCGGCACCCGCGCCGCCGCCTCCGGCGGCTACACCGCCGTCTTCGCCATGGCCAACACCTTCCCCGTCGCCGACACCGCCGGCGTCGTCGAGCAGGTGTGGCGCCTGGGCAAGGAGTCCGGCTACTGCGACGTACAGCCCATCGGCGCCGTCACCGTCGGCCTGGAGGGCAAGCAGCTCTCCGAGCTGGGCGCCATGCACGAGTCCGCCGCCCGCGTCACCGTCTTCTCCGACGACGGCAAGTGCGTGGACGACGCGGTCATCATGCGCCGCGCCCTGGAGTACGTGAAGGCCTTCGGCGGCGTCGTCGCCCAGCACGCCCAGGAGCCCCGCCTCACCGAGGGCGCCCAGATGAACGAGGGCATCGTCTCCGCCGAGCTCGGCCTCGGCGGCTGGCCGGCCGTCGCCGAGGAATCGGTCATCGCCCGCGACGTCCTGCTCGCCGAGCACGTCGGCTCCCGCGTCCACATCTGCCACCTCTCCACCGCCGGCTCCGTCGAGATCATCCGCTGGGCCAAGTCCCGCGGCATCGACGTCACCGCCGAGGTCACCCCGCACCACCTGCTCCTCACCGACGAGCTCGTGCGCTCGTACAACCCGGTCTACAAGGTCAACCCGCCGCTGCGCACCGAGGCCGACGTCCTGGCCCTGCGCGAGGCGCTCGCCGACGGCACGATCGACATCGTCGCCACCGACCACGCCCCGCACCCGCACGAGGACAAGGACTGCGAGTGGGCCGCCGCCGCCATGGGCATGGTGGGCCTGGAGACCGCGCTCTCCGTCGTCCAGCAGACGATGGTGGAGACCGGACTGCTCGACTGGGCGGGCGTCGCCGAGCGGATGTCCTTCGCCCCGGCGCGCATCGGCAGCCTTCCGAACCACGGACGCCCCGTCTCGGCAGGTGAACCCGCGAACCTGACCTTGGTCGATACCTCGTACCGTGGTGTCGTGGACCCCGCACACTTCGCCTCCCGCAGCCGCAACACGCCTTACGAGGGCCGTGAGCTGCCGGGGCGCGTCACTCACACCTTCCTGCGGGGCCGGGCAACGGTCGTGGACGGGACGCTGGCGTGA
- a CDS encoding PH-like domain-containing protein codes for MTPAVIQLAAEAAERQSAEVTDWGARIAWVIGLLVFIAFVYWLMRQGWKWRGTLQSDLPELPAAPGGLPEHRLALTGRYHGSTTAGQWLDRIVAHGLGVRSRVELALTDAGLDVVRPGATDFFVPAAQLRGARLDKGIAGKVLTEGGLLVVTWAHGDRLIDSGFRSDRAAEHAAWVEAINDMNHSITTTEGAER; via the coding sequence GTGACACCTGCAGTAATCCAACTGGCCGCCGAGGCCGCCGAGCGACAGTCGGCGGAGGTGACGGACTGGGGCGCCCGCATCGCGTGGGTGATCGGTCTGCTCGTCTTCATCGCCTTCGTGTACTGGCTGATGCGGCAGGGCTGGAAATGGCGCGGCACCCTGCAGAGCGATCTGCCGGAGCTGCCCGCCGCCCCCGGCGGCCTCCCCGAGCACCGGCTGGCCCTGACCGGCCGGTACCACGGGTCCACCACCGCCGGGCAGTGGCTCGACCGGATCGTCGCCCACGGACTGGGCGTCCGCAGCCGGGTCGAGCTCGCGCTCACCGACGCGGGCCTCGACGTGGTCCGTCCGGGTGCCACCGACTTCTTCGTACCGGCCGCGCAGCTGCGCGGCGCCCGCCTCGACAAGGGAATCGCGGGCAAGGTACTCACCGAGGGCGGTCTCCTCGTCGTCACATGGGCGCACGGCGACAGGCTGATCGACTCCGGATTCCGCTCCGACCGCGCGGCCGAACACGCCGCATGGGTCGAAGCGATCAACGACATGAACCACTCAATCACCACGACGGAAGGCGCCGAACGATGA